A genomic region of Tigriopus californicus strain San Diego chromosome 1, Tcal_SD_v2.1, whole genome shotgun sequence contains the following coding sequences:
- the LOC131886900 gene encoding large ribosomal subunit protein mL45-like (The sequence of the model RefSeq protein was modified relative to this genomic sequence to represent the inferred CDS: added 9 bases not found in genome assembly) has product MISLQSSIKLKQIVSGVGSLSGTWHTQRALHVTPLILGWGNEHKPIPRGRFRPNRHWHPENRKARAMKILRPDLPDSDFLRKMQSKEASPAEIRDFYKERGLMRHESDNEIPVYTSCTGMLMEPFEPPEGDGKASLLSKQGAKDSALVVQRKGKTLLATRKLRRFEEDFDPRQFAEASQEIYIQAHEALARHDEDDLHKYATEKAYPEMLYNTENKTIYWKFIKSLEPPKTVQIRANDAFTKNNLFAQVTVRFHSQQILAVYDRFGRLIQGHPTVAKDVLEYVVFEKHAANLYGTWRVHGKIIPDWQDNRTPGRLTRVLRKDEAPMEEEIITDEEATKSNEAESSTTDESDAPIYDRFNRVIAKSK; this is encoded by the exons CTTCAATCGAGCATAAAGCTCAAACAA ATCGTATCAGGTGTGGGATCACTATCAGGGACATGGCACACCCAACGGGCATTGCATGTTACGCCCCTTATCTTGGGGTGGGGCAATGAGCACAAACCTATACCTCGTGGGAGATTTCGACCCAATCGACATTGGCATCCTGAAAATCGAAAGGCTCGAGCCATGAAG ATCCTGCGACCAGATTTGCCGGATTCGGACTTTCTGCGGAAGATGCAAAGTAAAGAGGCGAGTCCTGCGGAAATCCGAGATTTTTATAAGGAACGCGGTCTGATGCGACATGAGTCTGACAATGAAATCCCCGTCTACACGTCATGCACGGGCATGTTAATGGAACCTTTTGAGCCCCCTGAGGGTGACGGAAAGGCCTCGCTTCTGTCCAAACAA GGAGCTAAAGATAGCGCTTTGGTTGTTCAGAGGAAAGGTAAAACTTTATTGGCCACGCGAAAACTCCGTCGATTTGAAGAGGATTTTGATCCCCGGCAGTTCGCCGAAGCCTCCCAGGAGATCTACATTCAAGCTCATGAAGCCTTGGCCAG GCACGATGAGGATGATCTCCATAAGTATGCCACAGAAAAAGCTTATCCG GAAATGCTTTACAACACGGAGAATAAAACCATCTATTGGAAGTTCATCAAATCCCTCGAGCCCCCCAAAACGGTCCAGATTCGGGCTAACGATGCTTTCACCAAGAACAATTTGTTCGCTCAAGTCACAGTTCGATTTCACTCCCAACAG ATTCTCGCCGTATACGATCGCTTCGGACGACTAATCCAAGGCCATCCCACTGTTGCCAAAGATGTGTTGGAGTACGTGGTGTTTGAAAAACATGCGGCCAATTTGTACGGGACATGGCGGGTTCATGGCAAGATCATTCCCGATTGGCAAGATAATCGAACTCCAG GTCGACTAACTCGAGTCCTCCGGAAAGATGAAGCTCCTATGGAGGAAGAGATCATTACAGATGAAGAGGCCACCAAGAGCAATGAGGCCGAAAGCAGCACCACGGACGAGTCGGATGCGCCCATTTATGACCGGTTCAATCGTGTTATTGCTAAGAGTAAATGA
- the LOC131886834 gene encoding protein krasavietz-like isoform X1, with protein sequence MSQKQPLPSLTGHRLKPRKRDEKKQYDPSGFRDSILEGLNEAGQDLEAVSKFLDTSSSKLDYRRYGGNLVEILIAGGLLAPGGSIVQDGQVNRTDTCLFVMADSMEMVRAWEQVFTKLERRFKFLEKMHEEEMNKILVYLKGFTPQERQCLARITALWLASGQVPPTILPILINERQVNDGTSLEFLLETFSVLKQEKGGTAVINVIKRSGIEARLMDFFPLVNQQQTEENFNKTFLARDLPEVVSFRKNQAAQGERNELHRAVRDAIAEDRPVKEIIAEVKEGMSKNTVQEYDAVVMIWSCVMSAVEWNKKEDLLQDQAMRHLKKYVVLFAAFTKNTRSELALLNRIQEYCYDNMNFLKSFNKIVLLLYKTDVLCEEVILKWYKDAHSSRGWSVFMDQMKKFVEWLEHAEEDLKRFQSRQVPDEILFSVTELVLHPDWRETPKRTLMEKTRQISTLALIETQKLIDVTETGPSHAGNPRNRWKKIEETVELLLVFPTRLLIPNVSQKIWDLVEDGLNAFKVPDDSKLARLLWTQGIVNRLIKPDYVILGRLLESHHDFFQNTLMSLFNEVLENSPDLLWMGHDPLILCLAQNPSLFRSFLEFAEAQLLVLDCDMNFVAMIRSIGEMVLKKANNPVALFPIDSQTQIALICLLQRNDDSENCLETLIQKCVPLHNISIVLFPQAYQKALHYSSLHRKVLHVMDPFSKFCIKDVHQD encoded by the exons ATGAGTCAGAAACAACCTCTTCCCAGTCTCACTGGACACCGACTCAAGCCCAGGAAAAGGG ATGAAAAGAAGCAATACGATCCGTCTGGATTCCGCGATTCGATTCTAGAAGGGCTCAACGAGGCTGGACAGGACTTGGAGGCCGTTTCAAAGTTTCTGGACACGTCCTCTTCCAAATTAGACTACCGACGTTATGGCGGTAACCTCGTGGAGATCTTGATCGCCGGTGGCCTTTTGG ctcCGGGTGGTAGTATCGTCCAAGATGGGCAAGTCAACCGGACCGATACCTGTCTCTTTGTCATGGCCGACTCCATGGAGATGGTCAGGGCCTGGGAGCAGGTCTTCACCAAACTTGAGCGACG GTTCAAGTTCTTGGAGAAGATGCATGAGGAGGAGATGAACAAGATCCTGGTGTATTTGAAAGGATTCACGCCCCAAGAGCGCCAATGTTTGGCCAGGATCACGGCCCTGTGGTTGGCCTCTGGCCAGGTCCCGCCCACCATTCTTCCAATACTCATCAAT GAACGTCAAGTCAATGATGGGACGTCGTTGGAGTTCCTCCTGGAAACCTTCTCGGTTTTGAAACAAGAGAAGGGCGGCACCGCTGTGATCAACGTGATCAAACGCTCCGGGATCGAGGCTCGGCTCATGGACTTCTTCCCGTTGGTCAACCAGCAGCAGACCGAGGAGAACTTCAACAAGACGTTCTTGGCCCGGGATCTGCCCGAGGTGGTGTCCTTCCGGAAGAACCAAGCTGCTCAAGGCGAACGCAACGAGCTTCACCGCGCCGTTCGCGACGCCATCGCCGAGGATCGACCCGTCAAGGAGATTATTGCCGAGGTCAAGGAAGGCATGAGCAAAAACACGGTCCAAGAGTACGACGCCGTTGTCATG ATTTGGTCGTGTGTGATGTCGGCAGTCGAGTGGAACAAGAAAGAGGATTTGCTCCAGGACCAAGCGATGCGACATCTCAAGAAGTACGTGGTCCTCTTTGCGGCCTTTACGAAGAACACCCGCTCAGAGTTGGCCCTTCTGAACCGCATCCAAGAGTACTGCTACGACAACATGAACTTCTTGAAGAGTTTCAATAAGATCGTTCTTCTCCTCTACAAGA cTGACGTGCTTTGTGAAGAAGTGATTTTAAAGTGGTACAAGGATGCCCACTCATCCCGTGGATGGTCGGTGTTCATGGACCAGATGAAGAAATTCGTCGAATGGCTCGAACACGCCGAAGAag ACCTGAAGCGGTTCCAAAGCCGACAAGTGCCCGACGAAATCTTATTCAGCGTCACCGAATTAGTTCTTCATCCCGATTGGAGAGAGACTCCAAAGAGAACTTTGATGGAAAAGACACGGCAAATCTCCACCCTCGCTCTCATAGAAACTCAAAAACTGATCGACGTCACTGAAACGGGTCCCTCCCATGCAGGCAATCCACGAA ATCGCTGGAAGAAGATTGAAGAAACTGTCGAATTACTCTTAGTATTTCCGACTCGTCTGCTAATCCCGAATGTGTCGCAGAAAATCTGGGATTTGGTCGAAGATGGATTGAATGCCTTCAAAGTACCGGACGACTCGAAACTTGCTCGACTATTATGGACGCAAGGAATAGTTAACCGCCTTATTAAACCAGATTACGTGATCCTTGGACGCCTTTTAGAATCCCATCACGACTTTTTCCAAAACACTCTGATGTCTCTTTTTAACGAGGTTCTTGAGAACTCGCCCGACCTCTTGTGGATGGGGCACGACCCTCTTATTTTATGTCTTGCCCAAAATCCGTCGCTTTTCCGAAGTTTCTTGGAGTTTGCAGAGGCTCAATTGTTGGTGTTGGACTGCGACATGAACTTTGTGGCCATGATCCGATCCATTGGGGAGATGGTCCTGAAAAAAGCTAACAACCCTGTTGCGCTTTTTCCAATCGACTCTCAGACCCAAATAGCGTTGATATGTCTTCTTCAGAGGAATGATGACTCTGAAAACTGTTTAGAGACATTGATTCAAAAGTGTGTTCCACTGCACAACATCTCCATCGTGTTATTCCCACAAGCCTATCAAAAAGCATTACATTATTCCTCGCTGCATCGAAAAGTGCTTCATGTTATGGATCCATTTTCTAAATTCTGTATTAAAGATGTTCATCAAGACTGA
- the LOC131886834 gene encoding protein krasavietz-like isoform X2 gives MSQKQPLPSLTGHRLKPRKRDEKKQYDPSGFRDSILEGLNEAGQDLEAVSKFLDTSSSKLDYRRYGGNLVEILIAGGLLAPGGSIVQDGQVNRTDTCLFVMADSMEMVRAWEQVFTKLERRFKFLEKMHEEEMNKILVYLKGFTPQERQCLARITALWLASGQVPPTILPILINERQVNDGTSLEFLLETFSVLKQEKGGTAVINVIKRSGIEARLMDFFPLVNQQQTEENFNKTFLARDLPEVVSFRKNQAAQGERNELHRAVRDAIAEDRPVKEIIAEVKEGMSKNTVQEYDAVVMIWSCVMSAVEWNKKEDLLQDQAMRHLKKYVVLFAAFTKNTRSELALLNRIQEYCYDNMNFLKSFNKIVLLLYKTDVLCEEVILKWYKDAHSSRGWSVFMDQMKKFVEWLEHAEEDLKRFQSRQVPDEILFSVTELVLHPDWRETPKRTLMEKTRQISTLALIETQKLIDVTETGPSHADRWKKIEETVELLLVFPTRLLIPNVSQKIWDLVEDGLNAFKVPDDSKLARLLWTQGIVNRLIKPDYVILGRLLESHHDFFQNTLMSLFNEVLENSPDLLWMGHDPLILCLAQNPSLFRSFLEFAEAQLLVLDCDMNFVAMIRSIGEMVLKKANNPVALFPIDSQTQIALICLLQRNDDSENCLETLIQKCVPLHNISIVLFPQAYQKALHYSSLHRKVLHVMDPFSKFCIKDVHQD, from the exons ATGAGTCAGAAACAACCTCTTCCCAGTCTCACTGGACACCGACTCAAGCCCAGGAAAAGGG ATGAAAAGAAGCAATACGATCCGTCTGGATTCCGCGATTCGATTCTAGAAGGGCTCAACGAGGCTGGACAGGACTTGGAGGCCGTTTCAAAGTTTCTGGACACGTCCTCTTCCAAATTAGACTACCGACGTTATGGCGGTAACCTCGTGGAGATCTTGATCGCCGGTGGCCTTTTGG ctcCGGGTGGTAGTATCGTCCAAGATGGGCAAGTCAACCGGACCGATACCTGTCTCTTTGTCATGGCCGACTCCATGGAGATGGTCAGGGCCTGGGAGCAGGTCTTCACCAAACTTGAGCGACG GTTCAAGTTCTTGGAGAAGATGCATGAGGAGGAGATGAACAAGATCCTGGTGTATTTGAAAGGATTCACGCCCCAAGAGCGCCAATGTTTGGCCAGGATCACGGCCCTGTGGTTGGCCTCTGGCCAGGTCCCGCCCACCATTCTTCCAATACTCATCAAT GAACGTCAAGTCAATGATGGGACGTCGTTGGAGTTCCTCCTGGAAACCTTCTCGGTTTTGAAACAAGAGAAGGGCGGCACCGCTGTGATCAACGTGATCAAACGCTCCGGGATCGAGGCTCGGCTCATGGACTTCTTCCCGTTGGTCAACCAGCAGCAGACCGAGGAGAACTTCAACAAGACGTTCTTGGCCCGGGATCTGCCCGAGGTGGTGTCCTTCCGGAAGAACCAAGCTGCTCAAGGCGAACGCAACGAGCTTCACCGCGCCGTTCGCGACGCCATCGCCGAGGATCGACCCGTCAAGGAGATTATTGCCGAGGTCAAGGAAGGCATGAGCAAAAACACGGTCCAAGAGTACGACGCCGTTGTCATG ATTTGGTCGTGTGTGATGTCGGCAGTCGAGTGGAACAAGAAAGAGGATTTGCTCCAGGACCAAGCGATGCGACATCTCAAGAAGTACGTGGTCCTCTTTGCGGCCTTTACGAAGAACACCCGCTCAGAGTTGGCCCTTCTGAACCGCATCCAAGAGTACTGCTACGACAACATGAACTTCTTGAAGAGTTTCAATAAGATCGTTCTTCTCCTCTACAAGA cTGACGTGCTTTGTGAAGAAGTGATTTTAAAGTGGTACAAGGATGCCCACTCATCCCGTGGATGGTCGGTGTTCATGGACCAGATGAAGAAATTCGTCGAATGGCTCGAACACGCCGAAGAag ACCTGAAGCGGTTCCAAAGCCGACAAGTGCCCGACGAAATCTTATTCAGCGTCACCGAATTAGTTCTTCATCCCGATTGGAGAGAGACTCCAAAGAGAACTTTGATGGAAAAGACACGGCAAATCTCCACCCTCGCTCTCATAGAAACTCAAAAACTGATCGACGTCACTGAAACGGGTCCCTCCCATGCAG ATCGCTGGAAGAAGATTGAAGAAACTGTCGAATTACTCTTAGTATTTCCGACTCGTCTGCTAATCCCGAATGTGTCGCAGAAAATCTGGGATTTGGTCGAAGATGGATTGAATGCCTTCAAAGTACCGGACGACTCGAAACTTGCTCGACTATTATGGACGCAAGGAATAGTTAACCGCCTTATTAAACCAGATTACGTGATCCTTGGACGCCTTTTAGAATCCCATCACGACTTTTTCCAAAACACTCTGATGTCTCTTTTTAACGAGGTTCTTGAGAACTCGCCCGACCTCTTGTGGATGGGGCACGACCCTCTTATTTTATGTCTTGCCCAAAATCCGTCGCTTTTCCGAAGTTTCTTGGAGTTTGCAGAGGCTCAATTGTTGGTGTTGGACTGCGACATGAACTTTGTGGCCATGATCCGATCCATTGGGGAGATGGTCCTGAAAAAAGCTAACAACCCTGTTGCGCTTTTTCCAATCGACTCTCAGACCCAAATAGCGTTGATATGTCTTCTTCAGAGGAATGATGACTCTGAAAACTGTTTAGAGACATTGATTCAAAAGTGTGTTCCACTGCACAACATCTCCATCGTGTTATTCCCACAAGCCTATCAAAAAGCATTACATTATTCCTCGCTGCATCGAAAAGTGCTTCATGTTATGGATCCATTTTCTAAATTCTGTATTAAAGATGTTCATCAAGACTGA
- the LOC131886834 gene encoding protein krasavietz-like isoform X3 translates to MSQKQPLPSLTGHRLKPRKRDEKKQYDPSGFRDSILEGLNEAGQDLEAVSKFLDTSSSKLDYRRYGGNLVEILIAGGLLAPGGSIVQDGQVNRTDTCLFVMADSMEMVRAWEQVFTKLERRFKFLEKMHEEEMNKILVYLKGFTPQERQCLARITALWLASGQVPPTILPILINERQVNDGTSLEFLLETFSVLKQEKGGTAVINVIKRSGIEARLMDFFPLVNQQQTEENFNKTFLARDLPEVVSFRKNQAAQGERNELHRAVRDAIAEDRPVKEIIAEVKEGMSKNTVQEYDAVVMIWSCVMSAVEWNKKEDLLQDQAMRHLKKYVVLFAAFTKNTRSELALLNRIQEYCYDNMNFLKSFNKIVLLLYKTDVLCEEVILKWYKDAHSSRGWSVFMDQMKKFVEWLEHAEEESDEEDEDDE, encoded by the exons ATGAGTCAGAAACAACCTCTTCCCAGTCTCACTGGACACCGACTCAAGCCCAGGAAAAGGG ATGAAAAGAAGCAATACGATCCGTCTGGATTCCGCGATTCGATTCTAGAAGGGCTCAACGAGGCTGGACAGGACTTGGAGGCCGTTTCAAAGTTTCTGGACACGTCCTCTTCCAAATTAGACTACCGACGTTATGGCGGTAACCTCGTGGAGATCTTGATCGCCGGTGGCCTTTTGG ctcCGGGTGGTAGTATCGTCCAAGATGGGCAAGTCAACCGGACCGATACCTGTCTCTTTGTCATGGCCGACTCCATGGAGATGGTCAGGGCCTGGGAGCAGGTCTTCACCAAACTTGAGCGACG GTTCAAGTTCTTGGAGAAGATGCATGAGGAGGAGATGAACAAGATCCTGGTGTATTTGAAAGGATTCACGCCCCAAGAGCGCCAATGTTTGGCCAGGATCACGGCCCTGTGGTTGGCCTCTGGCCAGGTCCCGCCCACCATTCTTCCAATACTCATCAAT GAACGTCAAGTCAATGATGGGACGTCGTTGGAGTTCCTCCTGGAAACCTTCTCGGTTTTGAAACAAGAGAAGGGCGGCACCGCTGTGATCAACGTGATCAAACGCTCCGGGATCGAGGCTCGGCTCATGGACTTCTTCCCGTTGGTCAACCAGCAGCAGACCGAGGAGAACTTCAACAAGACGTTCTTGGCCCGGGATCTGCCCGAGGTGGTGTCCTTCCGGAAGAACCAAGCTGCTCAAGGCGAACGCAACGAGCTTCACCGCGCCGTTCGCGACGCCATCGCCGAGGATCGACCCGTCAAGGAGATTATTGCCGAGGTCAAGGAAGGCATGAGCAAAAACACGGTCCAAGAGTACGACGCCGTTGTCATG ATTTGGTCGTGTGTGATGTCGGCAGTCGAGTGGAACAAGAAAGAGGATTTGCTCCAGGACCAAGCGATGCGACATCTCAAGAAGTACGTGGTCCTCTTTGCGGCCTTTACGAAGAACACCCGCTCAGAGTTGGCCCTTCTGAACCGCATCCAAGAGTACTGCTACGACAACATGAACTTCTTGAAGAGTTTCAATAAGATCGTTCTTCTCCTCTACAAGA cTGACGTGCTTTGTGAAGAAGTGATTTTAAAGTGGTACAAGGATGCCCACTCATCCCGTGGATGGTCGGTGTTCATGGACCAGATGAAGAAATTCGTCGAATGGCTCGAACACGCCGAAGAag AATCTGAtgaggaggacgaagacgacgaaTAG
- the LOC131886908 gene encoding protein phosphatase 1 regulatory subunit 42-like: MKNDQNSSDAPSKSRESTQEVPQGSILGPQRGGKTPEKKMANNSTVGEEASSSLSLLSSDGVILDGDQIPEGISRNFVRLPGEDGTDFYNRVTHLHHQRQKIRQIGDLSLVKNLTVLYLYENRLDSIERLDNLVNLQMLYLQRNRIRVLGGLSGLKKLKKLYLSGNRIRRVENLEMLTSLQELYVDHQHLKENEKVDFDPRTCLSLKSLQVLNTSHNRMDTLQDLQKLKSIVTLDASNNNLGADSKIVEHLSKMSTLRELDLRGNPAARGTRHWETLVGECGHICNLNGKPVSHTTRTMLKNMKAMLSNANLPGPHQSSGTRDHTKTRMKL, encoded by the exons ATGAAGAATGACCAGAATTCCAGTGACGCTCCATCGAAGAGCAGAGAATCAACCCAAGAAGTACCTCAAGGTAGCATTCTCGGTCCACAGAGAGGAGGCAAGACGCCTGAAAAAAAGATGGCCAACAACTCAACAGTCGGCGAAgaggcatcatcatcattgtcgtTGCTGTCGAGCGACGGGGTAATTTTAGATGGCGATCAAATCCCTGAAGGAATTTCTCGCAATTTCGTCCGATTGCCTGGGGAGGATGGCACGGATTTCTATAATCGTGTCACACACTTGCATCACCAGCGCCAAAAGATCCGACAAATAGGAGACTTGTCTCTGGTAAAGAATTTGACCGTTTTGTATCTCTACGAGAACCGACTCGACTCCATCGAGCGACTGGACAATTTGGTCAACTTGCAAATGCTCTACTTGCAACGGAATCGGATTCGAGTTCTCGGTGGATTGAGCGGACTCAAGAAATTAAAGAAGCTTTATCTGTCTGGTAATCGAATCAGGAGAGTGGAGAATCTGGAAATGCTCACCTCCTTGCAAG AGCTGTACGTAGACCACCAACACctcaaagaaaatgagaaagtGGATTTTGATCCCAGAACGTGCTTGTCTCTCAAATCGCTTCAAGTGCTGAACACGTCCCACAATCGTATGGATACTCTTCAGGATTTGCAAAAACTAAAGTCAATCGTGACTCTGGATGCGAGCAATAACAATTTGGGAGCAGATTCCAAAATAGTGGaacatttgtccaaaatgtccaCCCTCCGAGAATTGGATCTCCGGGGCAATCCTGCAGCTCGGGGAACCCGTCATTGGGAGACCTTGGTAGGTGAATGTGGACATATCTGTAACTTGAACGGAAAACCCGTCTCCCACACCACAAGGACCATGCTCAAGAATATGAAAGCAATGCTGTCCAACGCAAACTTGCCCGGTCCACATCAATCGAGTGGAACGAGGGATCACACGAAGACTCGCATGAAACTTTAA